The Stigmatella ashevillena genomic sequence TTGGGACTCCAGTCTCTCGAAGCGGTTGAAGGGACAGGCCTAGACGGCCTTGGCCTCGTTGCGCAGCTTGTCCACCAGCGACGCCACGTCCGGCACCTTGATGCCAGCCTTGCGCGGCGGCGGCGAGGACAGCTTCAGCACCTGGATCTTCAGGGCGACATCCACCCCGAGCTTCTGGGGCGTCAGCTCCTCGATGGGCTTGCTCTTGGCCTTCATGATGCCGGGGAGGCTCGCGTAGCGCGGCATGTTCAGGCGCAGGTCCGTGGTGACGACGGCCGGCAGCGTGCACTCCAGCGTGGTCAGCCCGTTGTCGACCTCGCGCACCACGCGCACCGTCTTGCCATCGGCGCCCACCTGGAGGGCCGGCGCCTTGTTCTTCTCCTGCTCACTCTCCAGGGACTCGACCTTGGAGGCAAACGTGGCCTGACCCCAGCCCAGGAACTCGGCCAGGTACTGGCCCACTTGGTTCTGGTCGTCGTCGATGGACTGCTTGCCCAGCAGGACGAGGTCCGGCTTCTCCTTCTCCACCACCTTCTGGAGCAGCCCGGCGATGCCCAGCTGATCCAGCGGCCCCACGTGGTTCACCCACACCGCGCGGTGGGCGCCCATGGCCAGCGCGTGCCGGAGCGACTCCTGCACTTCCTTGGCCCCGATGGAGACAACCACCACCTCACCGCCGTGCTTGGCGGCCAGACGCAGCCCCTCCTCCACGCCGATCTCATCGAAGGGGTTGATCTTGTACTTCAAGCCCTCTTGCACGATGCCCGAGCCGTCGGGCTTGACCTTGATCTTGGACTCGGGATCTTCCACGCGCTTGGCGGTGACGAGGATCTTCACGGGGTCCCTCTCCTGTGGGGTGGCCTCTTGATTGGTGAATCAATAAGAGCGGGCAGGAGTAATAGGCCCCACGTCCCGCGCCGGCAATGGGAAACGACGCGGAACAGGGATTAACTTTTCTACTTGAACAATTCCCTCGCGATGACGAGCCGCTGCACCTGACTGGTGCCCTCGTAGATCTGGATGAGCTTGGCGTCGCGCATCAGCTTCTCGACGGGGTATTCCTTGATGTAGCCGTAACCGCCGTAAACCTGGACGGCATCGGTGGTCACCTTCATGGCCATGTCGGCGGCGAAGCACTTGGCGTAGCTGGAGATGAGGGTGTTCTTCTGGCCCTCGTCCAGCAGCAGCGCGCTCTGGTAGGTGAGCAGGCGGGCGGCCTGAATGTTCATGCCCATGTCGGCGAGCATGAACTGGACGCCCTGATGCTCGCGGATGGCCTTGCCGAAGGTGCGGCGCTGGGAGCTGTACTCGAGGCTGTGCTCGAGGGCGGCGCGGGCAATGCCCACGGAGAACATGGCCGTCAGCGGACGGCTGTTGTCCAGCGTCTCCATGGCGATGAGGAAACCCTGGCCCTCTTCGCCGATGCGGTTTTCCACCGGAACGCGCACGTCCTCGAACGTGAGGGTGACGGTGTTGCTGGCGCGCTGGCCCATCTTGTTCTCGTGCTTGCCAATGGTGAGCCCCGGCGGCTGGCCCTCCACCACGAAGCAGCTGATGCCCTTGTGCTTCCGGTCTTTGTCCACCGTGGCGAAGACCGTGTACTGCTCCGCGTAGGTGCCGTTGGTGATGAAGCACTTGGAGCCGTTGAGGACGTAGTGGTCGCCATCAAGACGGGCCGTGGTGGACAGGCCCGCCACGTCCGAGCCAGCCCCCGGCTCGGTGAGACAGAACGAGGCGAACTTCAGCTTCTCGGTGAAGGGCGTCAAAAGCCGCCGCTTCTGATCCGGGGTGCCCGCCAGGATGATGGGCAGGTTCGCCAGATCATTGGCCACGATGGTGGTGGCCACCGAGGCATCGCCCCAGCTCAGCTCCTCGCACACGATGACCTGCTCGAGGTGGGACAGCCCCAGGCCGTTGTACTCCTGGGGAATGGCCATGTTGATGAGCCCCAGCTCGTGCGCGGTGGCGATCAGCGCCTTGGGAAACTCGGCCGTCTCGTCGTGGTGGGCGGACTTGGGACGCACCACCTCGCGGGCGTACTTGCGGGCGGTCTCCTGGAGTGCGCGTTGAGAGTCGGAGAGCTGGAAGTCCATGCGTTCCTCGTGATTCGAGAGCGGAAGGAATGTTGCTGTTTTGACGAAGGGTGAAGAGTCGCAATACTGTTCGAACCCCCACGTTTTTCATCAGGAGTTCACCCTTAATGCAACGTTCTATTTTTTCCGCGGGCGCCTGCCTGGTGCTCGCGCTGGCGATAGGTGTCGCCTGTGGTGGAGATGACGGAGGAGACAAGGAGCCCGAGGACAACGTGAGCCTCCGCGCCGCCCCCACGCGCATCTCGGATCAGGGGGAGAGCTCCACCCTCACCGTGACGGCCGAGTCCGCCGACGGCTCCGACGGCACGGGTGAGGTCACCCTCACGGCGGCGGCCGGCCTGCTGGGCAATGGCGAAAAGGAAGAAACGCTGTCGCTCGCGGATGGCAAGGCGACCACGACGTTCACCTGTGCCAAGGCCTCGGACGCGAAGTGCACGGGCAACGTGCGCATCACGGCGGAGTGGAAGGACGCCACCGCCAGCGTCACGGTGGTGATCTCTGGGCCGGATGGCGGCACGGATGGCGGTACCGACGGCGGCACGGATGGTGGCACCGACGGCGGCACGGATGGTGGCACCGGCACCACGCTGGGCGATTACGTCGTGAACCTGTCGACGGGCAAGGCCCTGCTGATTGCGAAGACGGGCGACCAGACCCCGGTCACCCTCTCCGTGGCCCGCAAGAACGGCGGCGATCCCGCTCCCGGGCAGGAAGTCACCTTCACGACCACGCGGGGCTCCTTCGCCCCCTCTGCGGGAACCACCAGCATCAAGGTGACCACCAACACCTCGGGCATCGCCTCGACGCCCCTCTATGCCGCCAACATGGATCCCGGCTCCGCAGAGATCACTGCGGCGCTGACTGGGGTCAATGGGAGCGTCAAGACGACCATCGCCTTCACGGCGATCTCCACCCTGGTGTACGACGCCACCAACAAGGCCACCAAGGCCCTGATCGGCATCGAGTCCTCGGGCCGGGATACGACGACGCCCCTCTTCTTCAAGATCACCGATTCCGCCCAGAAGCCCGTGCCCGGCGTCGAGTTGACCTTCACCGTCTCTGGAGCAGCGCAAGCCAACGTCACCGACAAGGCCGTGACCAACGGGGACGGCATCGCCTCCACCACGCTGCGCGCGGGCAACACGGTGGGTGTCGCCATCGTCAAGGCGACCGTCACCGCCACGATTGGCTCGACGCCCGAGCTGAGCGTCTCCCACCCGGGAACGCCCATCGTGGGTGGCAAGCCCTCGGACCGAGGCCTGTTGGTGGACTGCGTCCGGAAGAACCTGGGCGCGCTGCACGCCACCCCTCCTCCCAGGGCCCTCAGCACCAACTGCACGGCCTCGTTGTCGGACCGCTTCGGCAATCCCATCGGCCTGACCACCACCGTGCAGTGGTACCCGGAGGCAGGGAAGATCACCAGCCCAGTCGATTCCAGGCCCCAGGCGGGCACCACGCCGTCCGCGGAGACGGGCGTGGCCACCACCGTCTTCAGCACCAGCGGCAGCTTCCCCCCTTTCGCCGTTCCGCCGCTGCCGGGAGAGCTCCACGTGGAGGGTGAAGATGGCCCGACCGGCTCTCAGGGCCGCAATGCCCGAGACATGGCGGTCACCGTGATTGCGGTGGTCGGCGGTGAAGAGGACTTCTACGACGGCTCCGGCACCAACGGGATCGTCAATGGCAAGTGGGATCCCGGCGAGTGGTTCGTCGACCTGGGAGAGCCGCTGGTGGACCGCAACGACAACGGCAAGTGGGACCCGGGCGAGTTCTTCATCGACACCGAGCGCATCGACTGTGCCAACCCGAACGCTCCGGCGACCAAGAACGGTGCCTGGGACGGCCCCAACGGCTGCTGGGACAGCAACACCCAGATCTGGCGCCCCATCCACATCGTCTACACGGGCCCCCTGTCCTCGGATCTCGCCCACCACCTGTGGCTGCCGGCTGGACAGCCGTACAACGTGCCCGTGGGCGCGACCGTTCCGATCCAGTTCAGCTGGTCCGACTCCTACTTCAACCGGATGTCCTCGGACGGTGCGGGCTTCGTGGTCCGGCGGTCAGGCCAACGGGGCTCCGTCACCGTCGTGTCGGATCCAGGAACTTTCGCCTACGGAGGATTCACGATTGACTACGAGAACCGGGAGGCCACCACCCAGTCGGACGGCAGCCTCGTCCTGGGCGAAATCTGCAGCAGCGGAAAGCCCACCCCGCCGGATTCGTCGACCTCCCCCGTGAAGACCCGCTGCGTGCGTCACACCCAGTTCAAATTCCCGAGCGTTGTCGGCAATTCGGGGACGATCAACCTGGTGGGTGCGAACACCGCGGGTGAGTCCAGCTCCACCATCGACCTGCAGGCGAACCACTCCTTCTCCTCGTCGATCATCACCCAGTTCCCGGCCGTGTTTAAGTAACGGGCTTTCTCACGGGACCTGAGAGCCACCGCCCTCTTCCGGGCGGTGGCTTTTTTCTTGGGTGCGGTAGACGCCCCCAGGCCCTACTACGGGGCGGGAGTCACCTTCTTGGGAACCTTCTCCCAGTCCGCCAGGAACTTCTTGATGCCCGCATCCGTGAGCGGGTGCTGGGCCAGCTGGTTGATGACGTTGAAGGGCAACGTCGCCACGTCGGCTCCCAGGCGCGCGGCCTGGAGCACGTGGATGGGGTGACGCACGCTGGCCACCAGCACCTGCGTGGTGAAGTCATAGTTCCGGTAGATCTCGATGACGTTGGAGATGAGCTCCATGCCATCCTCGGAGATGTCGTCCAGGCGCCCCACGAACGGGGAGACGTAGGTGGCGCCCGCCTTGGCGCACAGCAGGGCCTGGTTGGCGGAGAAGATCAGCGTCACGTTGGTGCGGATCCCCTCGGCGGTGAGGGCCTTGACGGCCTTCATGCCCTCGGTGCCCATGGGGATCTTCACCACCACGTTGTCGTGGATCTTCGCCAGCGTGCGCCCCTCCTTGATGAGCTCCGGGGCCTCCAAGGAGACACACTCGGCGCTGATGGGACCATCCACGATGGTGCAAATCTCCCGGATGGTCTCCTCCAACCCCCGGCCCACCTTGGCCAGCAGCGACGGGTTGGTCGTCACCCCGTCCACGCACCCCATGTCGTACGCCTTGCGAATCTCGCTGACATCCGCAGTATCGATGAAGAACTTCATCTCTTCCTCCCCATGGGAAACCTGTGTGTGCAGGGTAAGCGTTTCAGCCCGAAGACCGGGCGTGCGAGCGCGTAACCGATGGTTTGCACTGCGTCAAGGGTGGCGGCCCCTGGCAGGCCAGGGGTAGAAGGACGGAGATCCATGGCCCGCGCTCCCCGCTCCACCGCCAAGAAACCCCGTCTCCGTGCCCTGCCCTCTCCCCGGAGCATCCCCGCCGAGCCTCCTTTGGACAACGCCGGGGCCCTTCTGCGCTATGCCCGGGAGGTGCTGGAGGCCGAGGCCCGCGCCATCCAAGGGCTGACCGGGCGGCTGGGGGACCCCTTCCTGCGGGCGGTGGCCCTGCTGCGCCAGTGTCAGGGCCAGGCGGTCGTGACGGGCATGGGCAAGGCGGGCCTCATTGGACAGAAGCTCTCGGCCACGCTGGCCTCCACCGGCATCCGCTCCTTCTACCTTCACCCCGCCGAAGCGGTGCATGGAGACCTGGGCCGTGTGGGCCGGGGGGATGTCATCCTCGCGCTGTCCAACAGCGGCGCCACCGAGGAATTGCTGCGGCTGCTGCCCTCGTTCCGGAGGATGGAAACCCCCGTCATCGCCCTGACCGGAGAGGCGGACAGCCCCCTGGCGCGGGGCGCGGACGTCGTGCTGGACATGGGGCGCATGGAGGAGGCCTGCCCCATGGGGATGGTGCCCACCACGTCCACGGCCGCCCTGCACGCCCTGGGAGACGCCCTGGTGATGACGCTCATGCGCTCCCGCAGCTTCACCACGGAGCAGTATGCGCAGTTGCACCCCGGGGGAAAGATTGGCCGCTCCGTGCAGCGCGTCGCCGACGTCATGCGCACAGGCCCCGCCAACCCGCTGGTGAAGGAGACGGCGAAGCTGTCCGACGCAGTGGGGGTGATGACCCAGACCCCCGGCCGCCCGGGAGCCACCAGCGTGGTGGACCGCCACGGCAAGCTGGTGGGCATCTTCACGGACGGAGATCTGCGCCGGTTGGTGGAGCAGGGACGCACGGACTTCACGGTGCCCATGCGCGACGTCATGGGGCGGCGTCCCCGGTGCGTCAGCCCCGAGACGCTGGTGCTCACCGCCGCCGCGCAGATGCGCGAGTCCCGGGTGGACCAGCTTCCCGTGGTGGACGTGGAAGGACGCGCCGTGGGCCTGCTGGACGTGCAAGACCTGCTGGCCGCCCGGTTCCTGTGAAGCCCGCA encodes the following:
- a CDS encoding electron transfer flavoprotein subunit beta/FixA family protein; this translates as MKILVTAKRVEDPESKIKVKPDGSGIVQEGLKYKINPFDEIGVEEGLRLAAKHGGEVVVVSIGAKEVQESLRHALAMGAHRAVWVNHVGPLDQLGIAGLLQKVVEKEKPDLVLLGKQSIDDDQNQVGQYLAEFLGWGQATFASKVESLESEQEKNKAPALQVGADGKTVRVVREVDNGLTTLECTLPAVVTTDLRLNMPRYASLPGIMKAKSKPIEELTPQKLGVDVALKIQVLKLSSPPPRKAGIKVPDVASLVDKLRNEAKAV
- a CDS encoding KpsF/GutQ family sugar-phosphate isomerase — protein: MARAPRSTAKKPRLRALPSPRSIPAEPPLDNAGALLRYAREVLEAEARAIQGLTGRLGDPFLRAVALLRQCQGQAVVTGMGKAGLIGQKLSATLASTGIRSFYLHPAEAVHGDLGRVGRGDVILALSNSGATEELLRLLPSFRRMETPVIALTGEADSPLARGADVVLDMGRMEEACPMGMVPTTSTAALHALGDALVMTLMRSRSFTTEQYAQLHPGGKIGRSVQRVADVMRTGPANPLVKETAKLSDAVGVMTQTPGRPGATSVVDRHGKLVGIFTDGDLRRLVEQGRTDFTVPMRDVMGRRPRCVSPETLVLTAAAQMRESRVDQLPVVDVEGRAVGLLDVQDLLAARFL
- a CDS encoding acyl-CoA dehydrogenase family protein, translating into MDFQLSDSQRALQETARKYAREVVRPKSAHHDETAEFPKALIATAHELGLINMAIPQEYNGLGLSHLEQVIVCEELSWGDASVATTIVANDLANLPIILAGTPDQKRRLLTPFTEKLKFASFCLTEPGAGSDVAGLSTTARLDGDHYVLNGSKCFITNGTYAEQYTVFATVDKDRKHKGISCFVVEGQPPGLTIGKHENKMGQRASNTVTLTFEDVRVPVENRIGEEGQGFLIAMETLDNSRPLTAMFSVGIARAALEHSLEYSSQRRTFGKAIREHQGVQFMLADMGMNIQAARLLTYQSALLLDEGQKNTLISSYAKCFAADMAMKVTTDAVQVYGGYGYIKEYPVEKLMRDAKLIQIYEGTSQVQRLVIARELFK
- the fsa gene encoding fructose-6-phosphate aldolase produces the protein MKFFIDTADVSEIRKAYDMGCVDGVTTNPSLLAKVGRGLEETIREICTIVDGPISAECVSLEAPELIKEGRTLAKIHDNVVVKIPMGTEGMKAVKALTAEGIRTNVTLIFSANQALLCAKAGATYVSPFVGRLDDISEDGMELISNVIEIYRNYDFTTQVLVASVRHPIHVLQAARLGADVATLPFNVINQLAQHPLTDAGIKKFLADWEKVPKKVTPAP